Proteins encoded together in one Lathyrus oleraceus cultivar Zhongwan6 chromosome 5, CAAS_Psat_ZW6_1.0, whole genome shotgun sequence window:
- the LOC127087150 gene encoding histone H2A.1-like, translated as MDASTKVKKGAGGRKGGGPRKKAVTRSVRAGLQFPVGRIGRFLKKGRYAQRVGTGAPVYLAAVLEYLAAEVLELAGNAARDNKKKSINPRHLLLAVRNDEELGKLLAGVTIAHGGVLPNINPVLLPKRNEKAAASTPKSPSKAKKSPKKA; from the exons ATGGACGCAAGCACAAAGGTGAAGAAGGGAGCAGGAGGAAGGAAAGGAGGAGGACCAAGGAAGAAAGCCGTGACCAGATCTGTCAGAGCCGGACTCCAATTCCCCGTCGGAAGAATCGGCCGATTCTTGAAGAAAGGTAGATATGCTCAGCGTGTTGGTACCGGTGCTCCTGTTTACCTAGCTGCTGTTCTCGAATATCTTGCCGCTGAG GTTCTTGAGTTGGCTGGAAATGCAGCACGTGACAACAAGAAGAAAAGTATCAATCCAAGACATTTGTTGTTAGCTGTGAGGAATGATGAAGAGCTTGGAAAATTGCTTGCTGGTGTTACCATTGCTCATGGTGGTGTTCTTCCTAACATCAACCCCGTGCTTTTGCCAAAGAGGAATGAAAAAGCTGCTGCCAGTACTCCTAAGTCTCCGTCAAAGGCCAAGAAATCTCCAAAGAAGGCTTAG